A window of the Streptomyces luomodiensis genome harbors these coding sequences:
- a CDS encoding pilus assembly protein TadG-related protein: MTARRDLRSDAGQAFPIYITAVAGLLFLALALFAVGQAGATRNGGQTAADAAALAAAQDYRDQLRKGFLEAIANGSAWEDLLSGRGLGGTSACDEAQWFADQNGADVTDCQGPDFLPTSFTVTVRTHKPVGKTVIPGTENKHAEATAKAVVTPRCTAEEPAPPTKLPDEDGGGGKDDGGKDDDEGGDGGKDDGKDDKPPIDLRCDGVDLTIDPTRLDLFPDAKDLFSVHLAD, from the coding sequence GTGACAGCGCGGCGAGACCTCAGGAGCGACGCGGGGCAGGCATTCCCGATCTACATCACGGCGGTGGCGGGCCTCCTGTTCCTCGCGCTCGCCCTCTTCGCCGTCGGCCAGGCCGGAGCCACCCGCAACGGCGGACAGACCGCCGCCGACGCGGCGGCCCTCGCGGCCGCCCAGGACTACCGCGACCAGCTGCGGAAGGGGTTCCTGGAGGCGATCGCGAACGGCAGCGCATGGGAGGACCTGCTCAGCGGACGGGGACTGGGCGGCACCAGCGCCTGTGACGAGGCGCAGTGGTTCGCCGACCAGAACGGCGCGGACGTCACCGACTGCCAAGGGCCCGACTTCCTGCCGACGTCCTTCACCGTCACGGTCCGGACGCACAAGCCCGTGGGCAAGACCGTCATCCCCGGCACGGAGAACAAGCACGCCGAGGCGACGGCCAAGGCGGTCGTCACCCCGCGCTGCACGGCCGAGGAACCCGCCCCGCCGACCAAGCTGCCCGACGAGGACGGCGGGGGCGGTAAGGACGACGGCGGTAAGGACGACGACGAAGGCGGCGACGGCGGTAAGGACGACGGCAAGGACGACAAGCCGCCCATCGACCTGCGCTGCGACGGAGTCGACCTGACCATCGACCCGACGCGTCTGGACCTCTTCCCCGACGCCAAAGACCTCTTCTCCGTGCACCTTGCCGACTGA
- a CDS encoding TadE/TadG family type IV pilus assembly protein, with the protein MARRRVVVVPPRDRRRRTAEHPAASAPLGGRGLADAGRGRAGRGAAGGRGNGRGRDQGSASIEFLGFLPVLILVALAAVQLGIAAYAAQQAGTAARAAARTASLDEPRTSPQAAGLAAMSGWLADGAGISSGGCGGGEARATATVEIPSVIPGFDFGSAEKSATMPCAEGDGADGGAGAAAMGGDR; encoded by the coding sequence GTGGCTCGGCGCCGCGTAGTCGTCGTCCCGCCGCGGGACCGACGCCGTCGTACGGCCGAGCACCCTGCGGCCTCCGCTCCGCTTGGCGGGCGGGGGCTCGCCGACGCGGGCCGCGGCCGGGCGGGTCGAGGGGCGGCGGGCGGACGCGGCAACGGACGCGGGCGCGATCAGGGTTCGGCGTCCATCGAGTTCCTCGGGTTCCTGCCGGTCCTCATCCTCGTCGCGCTGGCCGCCGTGCAGCTCGGGATCGCCGCGTACGCCGCGCAGCAGGCCGGGACCGCCGCGCGGGCGGCGGCGCGGACGGCCTCGCTGGACGAGCCGCGGACCAGCCCGCAGGCCGCCGGGCTGGCGGCGATGAGCGGGTGGCTGGCCGACGGGGCCGGTATCAGCAGCGGCGGCTGCGGCGGCGGGGAGGCGCGGGCCACCGCGACCGTGGAGATTCCTTCCGTCATCCCCGGTTTCGACTTCGGCAGCGCCGAGAAGAGCGCCACGATGCCCTGCGCCGAGGGAGACGGCGCGGACGGCGGCGCGGGGGCGGCCGCGATGGGAGGCGACCGATGA
- a CDS encoding type II secretion system F family protein, translated as MDHLATAALGATLVCGALGVVGVHSYVRGKEQQRALIDRLSETGPLPGGARGRRFARLDRRLRATSVGRKLELRLAATGLEITPGEFFVWTAGAAAGLWLLAASFLAAFFGPIAAVIAVWGAFAFLNWQRQKRIERFINQLPELSRILANATQAGLALRTALGMAADEMEAPAGEELAKVAAKLAVGHSIDDALEELAERLPSRELVVLVTTLVLSNRAGGTVVSSLRNLTQTLEERKETRREVRTQLSQVTVTAYVVPLLGIGTLLLMNRISAGSLDRMTSSFWGQAAVVAAFCLYGIGFFLIRRMSRIDV; from the coding sequence ATGGACCATCTCGCGACGGCGGCCCTCGGCGCGACGCTGGTGTGCGGCGCGCTGGGCGTCGTGGGCGTGCACAGCTACGTCCGCGGCAAGGAGCAGCAGCGCGCGCTGATCGACCGGCTCTCGGAGACCGGTCCGCTGCCGGGCGGTGCCCGCGGGCGCCGGTTCGCCCGGCTGGACCGGCGGCTGCGCGCCACCTCCGTCGGCCGGAAGCTGGAGCTGCGGCTGGCGGCCACGGGCCTGGAGATCACCCCGGGGGAGTTCTTCGTCTGGACGGCGGGGGCGGCGGCCGGGCTGTGGCTGCTCGCGGCGTCCTTCCTGGCGGCGTTCTTCGGCCCGATAGCCGCGGTGATCGCCGTCTGGGGGGCCTTCGCGTTCCTCAACTGGCAGCGGCAGAAGCGGATAGAGCGGTTCATCAACCAGCTGCCCGAGCTGTCGCGGATCCTGGCCAACGCCACCCAGGCCGGGCTGGCGCTGCGCACCGCGCTGGGCATGGCGGCGGACGAGATGGAGGCCCCGGCGGGCGAGGAGCTGGCCAAGGTCGCGGCCAAGCTGGCCGTGGGCCACTCGATCGACGACGCGCTGGAGGAGCTGGCGGAGCGGCTGCCGTCCCGGGAGCTGGTGGTGCTGGTCACCACGCTGGTGCTGTCCAACCGCGCGGGCGGGACCGTGGTCAGCTCGCTGCGCAACCTCACCCAGACGCTGGAGGAGCGCAAGGAGACCCGGCGGGAGGTGCGCACCCAGCTCTCCCAGGTGACCGTCACCGCGTATGTCGTACCGCTGCTGGGGATCGGCACGCTGCTGCTGATGAACCGGATCTCGGCGGGCTCACTGGACCGGATGACGTCCTCCTTCTGGGGCCAGGCCGCGGTGGTCGCGGCCTTCTGCCTGTACGGCATCGGCTTCTTCCTCATCCGCCGCATGTCCAGAATCGACGTCTGA
- a CDS encoding CpaF family protein, producing MSLRARITAPEGNGEGGGRQDGHLVSVYRAKLLEEIDLAEMSSLAATERRSRLERVLGHIISREGPVLSTSERSQLIRRVVDEALGLGVLEPLLEDASITEIMVNGPDQIFVERAGRVELVPVRFASEEQLMQTIERIVSTVNRRVDESNPMVDARLPSGERVNVIIPPLALTGATLTIRRFPRAYTLHELIGMGTLDEQMLMLLAALVRAKFNVVVSGPTGSGKTTLLNALSGLIPDGERIITVEDAAELQLQQTHVIRLESRPPNVEGKGRITIRDLVRNSLRMRPDRIIVGEVRGGETLDMLQAMSTGHDGSLATVHANSAEDALMRLQTLASMSDVAIPYEALRDQINSAVDCVVQLVRHADGSRRISEIALLDSHGHEAYRIATVCRFDAQPMGADRVVHGRFRYFPLPERVAERLRMASEPTPPAFGVAAFPAQLATRAAGSDPYDRPPHDRPPYHPRDRR from the coding sequence ATGAGCCTGCGGGCCCGTATCACCGCGCCGGAGGGGAACGGCGAGGGCGGCGGACGCCAGGACGGGCACCTGGTCTCCGTCTACCGCGCCAAACTGCTCGAGGAGATCGACCTCGCGGAGATGTCCTCGCTCGCCGCCACCGAGCGCCGCTCCCGGCTGGAGCGGGTGCTCGGCCACATCATCAGCCGCGAGGGCCCGGTGCTGTCGACCAGCGAGCGCTCCCAGCTGATCCGCCGGGTGGTGGACGAGGCGCTCGGCCTCGGGGTGCTCGAACCCCTCCTGGAGGACGCCTCGATCACCGAGATCATGGTCAACGGCCCGGACCAGATCTTCGTGGAGCGCGCGGGCCGGGTGGAGCTGGTCCCCGTCCGCTTCGCCTCCGAAGAGCAGTTGATGCAGACCATCGAGCGCATCGTCTCCACGGTCAACCGCCGGGTGGACGAGTCGAATCCGATGGTCGACGCCCGGCTGCCGTCCGGTGAGCGGGTCAACGTGATCATCCCGCCGCTCGCCCTCACCGGCGCGACGCTCACCATCCGCCGCTTCCCGCGCGCCTACACCCTCCATGAGCTGATCGGCATGGGCACGCTGGACGAGCAGATGCTGATGCTGCTCGCGGCGCTGGTGCGGGCCAAGTTCAACGTCGTGGTCTCCGGCCCCACCGGCTCCGGCAAGACCACCCTGCTCAACGCCCTCTCCGGGCTGATCCCCGACGGGGAGCGCATCATCACCGTCGAGGACGCCGCCGAGCTCCAGCTCCAGCAGACCCATGTCATCCGGCTGGAATCGCGGCCGCCCAACGTCGAGGGCAAGGGCCGGATCACCATCCGCGACCTGGTCCGCAACTCCCTCCGGATGCGCCCCGACCGCATCATCGTCGGCGAGGTGCGCGGCGGGGAGACCCTCGACATGCTCCAGGCCATGTCCACCGGCCACGACGGGTCGCTGGCCACCGTCCACGCCAACAGCGCCGAGGACGCGCTGATGCGGCTCCAGACGCTCGCCTCCATGTCGGACGTGGCGATCCCCTACGAGGCGCTGCGGGACCAGATCAACAGCGCCGTGGACTGCGTCGTCCAGCTCGTCCGGCACGCCGACGGCTCGCGCCGGATCAGCGAGATCGCGCTGCTGGACAGCCACGGCCACGAGGCCTACCGCATCGCCACCGTTTGCCGCTTCGACGCCCAGCCCATGGGCGCGGACCGGGTGGTGCACGGCCGGTTCCGCTACTTCCCGCTGCCGGAGCGGGTCGCGGAGCGGCTGCGGATGGCGAGCGAACCGACGCCGCCGGCCTTCGGCGTGGCCGCCTTCCCGGCCCAGCTGGCCACCCGCGCGGCCGGATCCGACCCGTACGACCGGCCGCCGCACGACCGACCCCCGTATCACCCCAGGGACCGGAGGTAG
- a CDS encoding chitinase: MVRAQITKRLLSAAAVAALAAGGLISAGSAHASEEQPAAGHGAAAVPEHAVTGYWQNFDNGATTQKLSDVPDDYDIIAVAFADATGTPGAVDFTLDPATGYSDEQQFKDDIKAKQAAGKSVIISVGGEKGTISVSDDASADAFASSITGLMDEYGFDGVDIDLENGVNSTYMTKALKAVHDKKSDVVVTMAPQTIDMQSANTEYFKTALGIKDFLTVVNMQYYNSGSMQGCDGQVYSQGSVDFLTALACIQLENGLDPSQVGIGVPASTSGAGSGYVEPGVVNDALDCLAKGTGCGSFKPSKTYPGIRGAMTWSTNWDAANGNAWSKAVGEHVHGL; the protein is encoded by the coding sequence GTGGTACGCGCACAGATCACCAAGCGGTTGCTCTCCGCCGCCGCGGTCGCCGCCCTCGCCGCCGGAGGGCTGATATCCGCCGGATCGGCCCACGCGTCCGAGGAGCAGCCCGCCGCCGGGCATGGCGCCGCCGCCGTCCCCGAGCACGCCGTCACCGGCTACTGGCAGAACTTCGACAACGGCGCGACGACCCAGAAGCTCTCGGACGTCCCGGACGACTACGACATCATCGCGGTCGCCTTCGCAGACGCCACCGGCACCCCCGGAGCGGTCGACTTCACCCTCGACCCCGCCACCGGCTACAGCGACGAGCAGCAGTTCAAGGACGACATCAAGGCCAAGCAGGCGGCCGGGAAGTCCGTGATCATCTCCGTCGGCGGTGAGAAGGGCACGATCTCGGTCAGCGACGACGCCTCCGCGGACGCCTTCGCCTCCTCCATCACCGGCCTGATGGACGAGTACGGGTTCGACGGCGTCGACATCGACCTGGAGAACGGCGTCAACTCCACCTACATGACCAAGGCCCTCAAGGCCGTCCACGACAAGAAGAGCGACGTCGTGGTCACCATGGCGCCGCAGACCATCGACATGCAGTCGGCGAACACCGAGTACTTCAAGACCGCCCTGGGCATCAAGGACTTCCTGACGGTGGTCAACATGCAGTACTACAACAGCGGCTCGATGCAGGGCTGTGACGGCCAGGTCTACTCCCAGGGCTCGGTCGACTTCCTCACCGCCCTCGCCTGTATCCAGCTCGAGAACGGCCTGGACCCGTCCCAGGTCGGCATCGGCGTCCCCGCCTCCACCAGCGGCGCCGGCTCCGGCTACGTCGAGCCGGGCGTGGTCAACGACGCCCTCGACTGCCTCGCCAAGGGCACCGGCTGCGGCAGCTTCAAGCCGTCCAAGACCTACCCCGGCATCCGCGGCGCGATGACCTGGTCCACCAACTGGGACGCGGCGAACGGGAACGCCTGGTCGAAGGCGGTCGGCGAGCACGTCCACGGCCTGTAG
- a CDS encoding OmpA family protein, whose protein sequence is MTPDATARTPRRGPVLAALAATALWITLAVPPPPAHADSGPGAPADTTPPVKIDPEDADLRMPGGAELAPGRVLDIKSVVETDDGDERREDTNAKVKFALQAEVLFGKDSANLGGEAKARIKEIAAEAERQHANTVRVFGFTDNLGSASHGVALSKERANAVQQALAEELDPSVGYEIRGYGEQYPIADNGSEEGRKRNRRVEVSFPRTG, encoded by the coding sequence ATGACACCGGATGCGACAGCCCGCACCCCGCGCCGCGGCCCCGTCCTCGCCGCGCTGGCCGCCACCGCGCTCTGGATCACCCTCGCCGTCCCGCCGCCGCCCGCCCACGCGGACAGCGGCCCCGGCGCGCCCGCCGACACCACCCCGCCGGTGAAGATCGACCCCGAGGACGCCGATCTGCGGATGCCCGGGGGCGCCGAGCTCGCGCCCGGCCGGGTCCTGGACATCAAGTCCGTGGTCGAGACCGACGACGGCGACGAGCGGCGGGAGGACACCAACGCCAAGGTGAAGTTCGCCCTCCAGGCCGAGGTGCTGTTCGGCAAGGACAGCGCGAACCTCGGCGGCGAGGCGAAGGCCCGGATCAAGGAGATCGCCGCCGAGGCCGAGCGGCAGCACGCGAACACCGTCCGCGTCTTCGGCTTCACCGACAACCTTGGCTCGGCGTCCCATGGGGTCGCGCTGTCGAAGGAGCGGGCCAACGCGGTGCAGCAGGCGCTCGCCGAGGAGCTCGACCCCTCGGTCGGCTATGAGATCCGGGGCTACGGCGAGCAGTACCCGATCGCGGACAACGGGAGCGAGGAAGGCCGCAAGCGCAACCGCCGGGTGGAGGTCAGCTTCCCCAGGACCGGCTGA
- the cpaB gene encoding Flp pilus assembly protein CpaB, with amino-acid sequence MNSRQRRGVILLLLSVLCAVGAFAGVLAVIDDVESKVGPETTAYKLTSDVKPYKALEAGQFEKVSMPERYVPSTAVTDLAELRGKIAVTQLAKGSLLQRDMIVDRPALKPGEQEIAIMIDAATGVAGKITPGAKVNIYATFEGRTQDEEPVSKLIVAGAEVLDLGKITALEPDQDDKRRINEAVPITFALDTKNAQRVAYAESFASHVRLALVAPGEDDSIDPGDRTYTLDGDK; translated from the coding sequence ATGAATTCACGCCAGCGCCGCGGAGTCATCCTGCTGCTCCTGTCGGTCCTGTGCGCCGTCGGTGCCTTCGCCGGAGTGCTCGCCGTCATCGACGACGTGGAGTCGAAGGTCGGCCCCGAGACCACCGCGTACAAGCTCACCTCGGACGTCAAGCCGTACAAGGCCCTGGAGGCGGGGCAGTTCGAGAAGGTCTCGATGCCCGAGCGCTATGTGCCCTCCACCGCCGTCACCGATCTCGCCGAGCTACGCGGGAAGATCGCGGTGACCCAGCTGGCCAAGGGGTCGCTGCTGCAGCGGGACATGATCGTGGACCGGCCCGCCCTGAAGCCCGGCGAACAGGAGATCGCCATCATGATCGACGCGGCCACCGGTGTCGCGGGCAAGATCACGCCGGGTGCGAAGGTCAACATCTACGCGACCTTCGAGGGCAGGACCCAGGACGAGGAACCGGTCTCCAAGCTGATCGTCGCGGGCGCCGAGGTGCTCGACCTCGGCAAGATCACCGCCCTGGAGCCGGACCAGGACGACAAGCGGCGGATCAACGAGGCCGTCCCGATCACCTTCGCGCTCGACACCAAGAACGCCCAGCGCGTGGCGTACGCCGAGTCCTTCGCCTCCCACGTGCGGCTCGCGCTGGTCGCCCCGGGCGAGGACGACTCCATAGACCCCGGCGACCGCACCTACACCCTCGACGGTGACAAGTGA
- a CDS encoding chitinase produces MDRAPHPRNTRLRRRFARLTSAFATAALGATGLVALGGGAASAAAANLAQNPGFESGLSGWTCSAAAGTTVTSPVHSGSAALKATPAGTDNARCAQTVAVRPNSSYTLSAWVQGSYVYLGASGTGTTDVSTWTPSATGWQQLSTSFTTGANTTSVTVYTHGWYGQPAYYADDIALTGPGGDPGDPGDPVPAAPGGLSTGAVTSSSIALSWSPVTGATGYNVYRDGSKVQSVSGTSATVTGLSPSTPYRFEVTATNAAGESPRSSAVTGTTSAGSGGGGGGTVPKHAVTGYWQNFDNGATVQKLAAVQDQYDIIAVAFADATGTPGAVDFHLDPAVGYGSEQQFKDDIKAKQAAGKSVVISIGGQNGTVSVNDTASANNFANSVYALMQEYGFDGVDIDLENGLNATYMTQALRALSAKAGSGLVITMAPQTLDMQSTSNAYFQTALNIKDILTVVNTQYYNSGSMLGCDGKVYSQGSVDFLTALACIQLEGGLSPSQVGLGVPASTRGAGSGYVSPTVVNNALDCLARGTNCGAFKPSRTYPALRGAMTWSTNWDATAGNAWSNAVGPKVHGLP; encoded by the coding sequence ATGGACCGTGCCCCACACCCCCGCAACACCCGGCTCAGACGCCGGTTCGCCCGGCTGACCAGCGCGTTCGCCACCGCCGCGCTGGGCGCCACCGGCCTGGTCGCCCTCGGCGGCGGCGCCGCGAGCGCCGCCGCCGCCAACCTCGCCCAGAACCCCGGTTTCGAATCCGGCCTCAGCGGCTGGACCTGCTCGGCCGCCGCCGGCACCACCGTCACGAGCCCCGTCCACAGCGGCTCGGCCGCGCTCAAGGCCACCCCGGCGGGCACGGACAACGCCCGCTGCGCCCAGACCGTCGCCGTCCGGCCCAACTCCTCGTACACGCTCAGCGCCTGGGTGCAGGGCAGCTATGTGTACCTCGGCGCGAGCGGCACCGGCACCACCGACGTCTCGACCTGGACGCCCTCGGCCACCGGCTGGCAGCAGCTCAGCACGTCCTTCACCACCGGCGCGAACACCACCTCGGTGACCGTCTACACCCACGGCTGGTACGGCCAGCCCGCCTACTACGCCGACGACATCGCCCTGACCGGCCCCGGCGGCGACCCCGGTGACCCCGGCGACCCCGTGCCCGCCGCGCCGGGCGGGCTGAGCACCGGCGCCGTCACCTCGTCCTCCATCGCCCTGTCCTGGTCCCCGGTCACCGGCGCGACCGGCTACAACGTCTACCGCGACGGCTCCAAGGTGCAGTCGGTCAGCGGCACCTCGGCGACCGTGACCGGCCTGTCGCCGTCCACCCCCTACCGGTTCGAGGTCACCGCCACCAACGCGGCGGGTGAGTCGCCCAGGTCGTCCGCCGTCACGGGCACGACCTCGGCCGGAAGCGGCGGGGGCGGTGGCGGCACCGTGCCGAAGCACGCGGTCACCGGCTACTGGCAGAACTTCGACAACGGCGCGACCGTGCAGAAGCTGGCCGCCGTCCAGGACCAGTACGACATCATCGCGGTCGCCTTCGCGGACGCCACCGGCACCCCGGGAGCGGTCGACTTCCATCTCGACCCCGCCGTCGGCTACGGCAGCGAGCAGCAGTTCAAGGACGACATCAAGGCCAAGCAGGCGGCCGGGAAGTCCGTCGTGATCTCGATCGGCGGCCAGAACGGCACGGTGTCCGTCAACGACACCGCGTCCGCGAACAACTTCGCCAACTCCGTCTACGCCCTGATGCAGGAGTACGGCTTCGACGGCGTCGACATCGACCTGGAGAACGGCCTCAACGCCACCTATATGACCCAGGCGCTGCGCGCGCTGTCGGCGAAGGCCGGGTCAGGGCTCGTCATCACCATGGCCCCGCAGACGCTCGACATGCAGTCCACGTCCAACGCCTACTTCCAGACGGCGCTGAACATCAAGGACATCCTGACGGTGGTCAACACGCAGTACTACAACAGCGGTTCCATGCTGGGCTGCGACGGCAAGGTCTACTCCCAGGGCTCGGTCGACTTCCTCACCGCCCTGGCCTGCATCCAGCTGGAGGGCGGACTGTCCCCGTCCCAGGTCGGCCTCGGCGTCCCCGCCTCGACGCGCGGCGCGGGCAGCGGCTACGTCTCCCCGACGGTCGTGAACAACGCCCTGGACTGCCTGGCCCGCGGCACGAACTGCGGCGCCTTCAAACCGTCCAGGACCTACCCGGCGCTGCGCGGCGCGATGACCTGGTCCACCAACTGGGACGCGACCGCGGGCAACGCGTGGTCCAACGCGGTGGGCCCCAAGGTCCACGGGCTGCCGTAG
- a CDS encoding DUF5936 domain-containing protein: MALLLALAAGLAVAGIAYGIALYRSEAKLPSDLAVALEVGSSRTTAVGSAVDRLGMRYAPFVLRLMGEKRVARVRRRIDLAGNPGGLTVDRYAARRAVYGALGFGGALVMLLKGQVLLALLLVAFGLFWIEVGIWAAVRERKDAIERTLPDFLDVLAVVVSAGLSFRQALDRVAEKYEGPWADELRITLRQMDMGVSRRQAFEELRQRNDSEQVAQFVTALQQGEELGAPIVETLIAIANDMRRTDAQNARRRAARAVPKATMVITTFMVPGTMVLLVAGFFIGSGTDFGSVTGD, translated from the coding sequence ATGGCACTGCTGCTGGCGCTGGCGGCCGGCCTCGCGGTGGCGGGCATCGCCTACGGCATCGCGCTGTACCGCAGCGAGGCCAAACTGCCCAGCGATCTGGCGGTGGCCCTGGAGGTCGGCTCCAGCCGGACGACCGCGGTCGGCTCGGCCGTCGACCGGCTGGGCATGCGCTACGCCCCCTTCGTGCTGCGGCTGATGGGCGAGAAGCGGGTGGCCCGGGTCCGCCGGCGGATCGATCTGGCGGGCAACCCGGGCGGTCTGACGGTGGACCGCTACGCGGCCCGGCGGGCGGTCTACGGAGCGCTGGGCTTCGGCGGGGCGCTGGTGATGCTGCTCAAGGGCCAGGTGCTGCTGGCGCTGCTGCTGGTGGCGTTCGGGCTGTTCTGGATCGAGGTGGGCATCTGGGCGGCGGTGCGGGAGCGCAAGGACGCGATCGAGCGGACCCTGCCGGACTTCCTGGACGTCCTCGCGGTCGTGGTGAGCGCCGGACTGAGTTTCCGTCAGGCCCTGGACCGGGTCGCGGAGAAGTACGAGGGTCCCTGGGCGGATGAACTTCGCATCACACTTCGGCAAATGGACATGGGTGTCAGCCGCCGCCAGGCGTTCGAGGAACTACGTCAGCGTAATGACTCGGAACAGGTCGCGCAGTTCGTCACCGCGCTCCAGCAGGGTGAGGAGCTGGGCGCTCCGATTGTCGAGACATTGATCGCCATTGCGAACGACATGCGCCGTACGGACGCGCAGAACGCCCGGCGGCGTGCGGCCCGCGCGGTGCCGAAGGCGACCATGGTCATTACGACCTTCATGGTGCCCGGAACGATGGTGTTGCTCGTCGCGGGGTTCTTCATCGGGTCCGGTACCGACTTCGGCTCGGTGACCGGTGACTGA
- a CDS encoding AAA family ATPase, translating to MTIRILPAVGDPDAARSLGGLLGRLPGVEPSEPVGDSTTLLDTLAALAAASLEELPEVVLVHERIGPAPALELIREIALRFPAVGVVLVTADAGPALYSAAMDAGARGIAGIPLSYDELAARVQGAAQWATGVRRHLGGGGDQLTAGPGGKLVAVAGAKGGVGTTVTAVQLALAARAAGRKVALVDMDLQAGDVASYLDVQFRRSIADLAQISDISPRVLQDAVFTHQTGLGLLLAPGEGERGEEVTDRTARQVIGALRSRFELVVVDCGTQMTSAGAAAVETADIALLVTTPDVVAVRAAKRMVRLWDRLQIRKAEETVTVVNRLTRSAEIQPQLVQRATGTTVARTAIPAGYKELQPAVDSGRMHDLDAKSAVKQALWGLAGELGLADAAPPGGGRRAAHRGGHAAGGGERSLPGLRRRHAIAAGGDAAAEGSVGDGTDARGEIAPSPPTSRFLRKRGDRGQVTVEFLGVLPLALTVLVVVWQLVLVGYTYSLAGNSADKGARAGAAKGAGACQEAASKDIPGSWSADIDCAGGDGAVYKATVKLHVPILFPGAADFPWTVTGTAGAADETDLAGGGE from the coding sequence GTGACGATCAGGATTCTGCCGGCCGTCGGCGACCCCGACGCCGCCCGCTCCCTCGGCGGGCTGCTCGGCCGGCTGCCCGGTGTCGAGCCGTCGGAGCCGGTGGGCGACTCGACCACGCTGCTCGACACCCTCGCCGCGCTGGCCGCCGCCTCCCTGGAGGAGCTGCCGGAGGTCGTCCTCGTCCATGAGCGCATCGGCCCGGCCCCCGCGCTGGAGCTGATCCGCGAGATCGCGCTGCGCTTCCCGGCGGTGGGCGTGGTCCTGGTGACCGCCGACGCGGGGCCCGCGCTGTACTCGGCCGCCATGGACGCCGGCGCCCGCGGCATCGCCGGGATACCGCTGTCGTACGACGAACTGGCCGCCCGTGTCCAGGGCGCCGCCCAGTGGGCGACCGGCGTGCGCCGCCACCTCGGGGGCGGCGGCGACCAGCTCACCGCCGGGCCCGGCGGCAAACTGGTCGCGGTCGCGGGCGCCAAGGGCGGGGTCGGCACCACCGTGACCGCCGTGCAGCTCGCGCTCGCCGCGCGGGCCGCGGGCCGTAAGGTCGCGCTCGTCGACATGGACCTCCAGGCCGGGGACGTCGCCTCCTACCTCGACGTCCAGTTCCGGCGCTCGATCGCCGACCTGGCGCAGATCAGCGACATCTCGCCGCGCGTGCTCCAGGACGCGGTGTTCACCCACCAGACCGGGCTCGGGCTGCTGCTCGCGCCGGGCGAGGGGGAGCGCGGCGAAGAGGTGACCGACCGCACCGCCCGCCAGGTCATCGGCGCCCTGCGGTCGCGCTTCGAACTCGTGGTCGTCGACTGCGGTACGCAGATGACCTCCGCGGGCGCCGCCGCCGTGGAGACCGCGGACATCGCACTGCTGGTGACCACCCCCGACGTGGTCGCGGTGCGCGCCGCCAAGCGCATGGTCCGGCTCTGGGACCGGCTCCAGATCCGCAAGGCCGAGGAGACCGTGACCGTGGTCAACCGGCTCACCCGCAGCGCCGAGATCCAGCCCCAGCTGGTCCAGCGGGCCACGGGCACGACGGTGGCGCGCACGGCGATCCCGGCCGGCTACAAGGAGCTCCAGCCCGCCGTCGACTCCGGCCGGATGCACGACCTGGACGCCAAGTCGGCCGTCAAACAGGCGCTGTGGGGGCTGGCCGGCGAGCTGGGCCTGGCGGACGCCGCGCCCCCGGGCGGCGGCCGCCGCGCCGCCCACCGGGGCGGCCACGCGGCCGGGGGCGGCGAGCGCTCGCTGCCGGGGCTGCGGCGGCGCCACGCCATAGCGGCGGGCGGCGACGCGGCGGCGGAGGGCAGCGTGGGCGACGGCACCGACGCGCGGGGCGAGATCGCCCCCTCGCCCCCCACCAGCCGCTTCCTGCGCAAGCGCGGCGACCGCGGCCAGGTGACGGTCGAATTCCTCGGCGTCCTGCCGCTGGCGCTGACCGTGCTCGTGGTCGTCTGGCAGCTGGTGCTGGTCGGCTACACGTACTCACTGGCGGGCAACTCGGCCGACAAGGGCGCCCGCGCGGGCGCCGCCAAGGGCGCGGGCGCCTGCCAGGAGGCGGCGAGCAAGGACATCCCCGGCTCCTGGAGCGCCGACATCGACTGCGCCGGCGGCGACGGCGCGGTCTACAAGGCCACGGTGAAACTCCACGTCCCGATCCTCTTCCCCGGCGCCGCCGACTTCCCCTGGACGGTCACCGGCACGGCGGGCGCGGCGGACGAAACCGATCTGGCGGGCGGAGGGGAGTGA